TCTGTGATATCTTATTCACAAAAAAACATAAGAGGATAAAAAATGCTGGCAATTACAGTTTGTCCAATAAATTAGAAAAATATAAGAGTATGCTAAAATAAATTATGGCTGAATTAAAATATGGTGAAAGGGCTATTGCTGAGGCAGAGCTTGAGCTCTGGCCCAATCCTACTCCAGAGAGAGACTATGAGATTGATATAACATTTCCTGAATTCACCTGTCTCTGTCCCCGTTCCGGTTATCCCGATTTTGCAACTATAAAGATTAGATATGTTCCTGATAAATTTATTGTTGAGTTAAAATCCCTCAAGCTTTATCTAAATTCCTTCAGAAATACCTATATATCCCATGAGGCAGCTACAAATAAAATCTATTCTGAGCTTTATGAAAAACTCAAGCCAAGGTTTCTTGAGGTTATTGGAGACTTCAATCCAAGAGGTAATGTAAAGACTATAATAAGGGTTTCTTCTAACAAAATACCAGGCACTGAGTAAGAGGTTATTTATTATAAGGTTGTAGCCTTCTCAATTAAAAAATTCTTTATCGTCTTTTCATCAACCTGGATGCCTACAAAATCAAT
The sequence above is drawn from the Thermodesulfovibrionales bacterium genome and encodes:
- the queF gene encoding preQ(1) synthase, with product MAELKYGERAIAEAELELWPNPTPERDYEIDITFPEFTCLCPRSGYPDFATIKIRYVPDKFIVELKSLKLYLNSFRNTYISHEAATNKIYSELYEKLKPRFLEVIGDFNPRGNVKTIIRVSSNKIPGTE